A genomic region of Bactrocera dorsalis isolate Fly_Bdor chromosome 3, ASM2337382v1, whole genome shotgun sequence contains the following coding sequences:
- the LOC125777369 gene encoding uncharacterized protein LOC125777369, with translation MSHIPKHDVTVFGVSTDLTDLNLPTHLDILRYYFYLSERAKTDQKKFSHKSFTIQVQDKLIGIWGKLGMEIMLKKSVCNKLNKLLDKYQEQMKRRNNTQQLTEYVKSLETIFYIGTCKCELKAAPCACGWVPERLKEFMHDQHNQRRLTMNTFMMETEEQGATSMSSMPTYQDPDNSKYAPPPVPEDMDRSTSSQYTERYDCFNFALVCDRFGVPDRVASALETALLQDFKIKDKHGKPLIMDKSKVRREKEKCRQEVFRKRLDDTNLLAFSFDGRKDDTLTIDKIDEKYYTKMVKEPHLVILGEPNSELIGYVRLEH, from the coding sequence atgagtcatatacccaagcatgatgttactgtttttggtgtgtctactgatttgactgatcttaatttaccaacccatctggatatcttgagatattatttttacttaagcgaacgtgctaaaacagatcaaaaaaagttttcccataaatcattcactattcaagtacaagataagttgattggaatttggggaaaacttggtatggaaataatgctgaaaaaaagtgtatgtaataaattgaataaattgcttgacaagtatcaagagcaaatgaagagaagaaacaacacccaacaattaacagagtatgtaaaatccctggaaacaattttttacattggaacatgtaaatgcgaattgaaggcagctccatgtgcatgcggctgggttcccgaacgcctcaaagagttcatgcacgatcaacataatcagagaagactaacaatgaatacatttatgatggaaactgaagagcaaggagcaacgtctatgtcatcaatgccaacataccaaGATCCCGATAATTCAAAATACGCACCGCCACCGGTTCCAGAAGATATGGATAGAAGCACAAGTTCACAATACACAGAGAgatacgattgttttaactttgccttggtatgtgacagatttggtgtgcctgacagagtagcatcagcattggaaaccgctcttttgcaagattttaaaattaaagataagcatgggaaacctctcataatggataaatcgaaagttcgcagagaaaaagagaaatgcagacaagaagtgtttcgcaaacggttagatgataccaatttgttagcgttttcattcgatggcagaaaagatgatactttaacgatagataaaattgatgagaagtATTATACTAAGATGGTAAAAGAACCTCATCTTGTTATTTTGGGAGAACCAAATTCTGAATTGATTGGTTACGTAAGACTGGAACATTAA